The stretch of DNA AGAACCTGCTGAACGAGGCGGCGCTGCAGGCGGCGCGCGAGGGGCGCAACCGGATCACCGGGCGGGATGTGGACGAGGCCCGGGACCGGGTGCTGATGGGGCCTGAGCGGCGCAGCATGGTGGTGCGCGAGGCGGACCGCAAGGTCACGGCCTACCATGAGGTCGGCCACGCCCTGGCCGCCCAGCTGCTGCCCCACGCCGACAAGGCCCATAAGCTGACCATTGTGCCGCGTGGCCGCAGCCTGGGCTCGGCGCTGTACACCCCCGAAGACCGCATGCACCACACGACTGGCGCGCTGCTGGACCGCATCTGCGTGGCGCTGGCCGGGCACGCCGCCGAACAGGTGGCCACCGGGCAGGTCACCACCGGGGCCGCAAACGATTTCCAGCAGGCCACCAACATCGCCCGCCGCATGGTCACCGAATGGGGCATGAGCGAGGTGGGACAGCTGGCGCTGGCGCAGGAAAGCAGCGCCTACCTGGGCTACGGTCCCCAGCAGGGGGTCTACAGCGATCACACCGCCCAGCAGATCGACCACGAGCTGAGCCGCATCCTGAACGGCCAGTTCGAGCGGGCCGTGACCCTGCTGACCGAGCATGTTCATGTGCTGCACCGCCTGACCGACGAGCTGATCGCCCGCGAGAGCCTCAGCGGCGAGGACGTGCAGACCGTGCTGGCGGGAGGCACGCTGCCGCCGCTGGACCTGCCCGGTGCGGCGCCAGCGTCCGGGGACGACGCCTCGGCCACCGGCGGCCTGAAGCCCGGCCCGGCCTGAGCGGTCTGGCCCTGAACCGCGACAGCGCCTCACCGTGACGGGTGGGGCGTTTTGCGGCTGGGCCGAGGACGGCTTGCCCTTTCACCCTGCCTGCCCGGCGGAGACGGGACCGGCGACTCCGGCTTATACGGATTCCGTTTTTCTCCTCCTCGCGCTGCTCGGATTTCCAGGTGTTTTCAACACCTTTCAATCGGAGTCCGTATCAGTCCCAGTCCCATTCGCGCCAGTCGCTGGCTCTGGCCCTGCCCCCCTTGCGGCCTTGCTCGGCCTCCTGCTCCGGTGGAAGTGGATGTGGGGAGGGATACCACGGGTAGGCGGCGGCCAGCGCCTCGTCCAGTCGTTCGCGCAGCAGCTCGCCCAGGCGGGCCTCCTCGCTGGCGGTCAATCTGGGAATCTCGCGCCGCAACCGCTCCAGGGCGAAGTCAATCCCGGCCAGATACGGCTCGCGCGCTTTTCTGACCGCGCCCTTGCGCAGGGGCTCGGGGTAAATGCTGGGCGTGTAGGACGTGGCCGCGGCCTCCAGCAGCGCAGCCCGTTTGGCCTCGCGGACCGCGCGGTTGCGTTCGGCGCGTTCGCGGGCGTCGGCGGCGCGGGCCTGGGCGGCCAGGAAGGTGTCGTCGCGCTCGACCTCCAAGACACGCTCCTCGGCGTACAGCTTGACGGGCGGCAGGCGGCGGCGGCCCATCCGCAGGCCGTTGGGACGGGTCTGGTCGTGCTCGCCCAGGAAGCGGGCGATCAGCGTGGGCGTCCAGCCGCGGTCCTTGAGGTCCTGCGTCGCCAGAAAACCGGGCGGGTTCAGCGGCGGCCTGTCCCTGCCCCGGCCGGTGGGCTGGGTCATGGGCGGGCGGTCGGCTCGGCGGACGTCCACTCGCGGCGCAGCAGGTCCAGGCGCACGCTGTCGTAGCGCGCGCCGTCCACCAGCCGGGCCTCGCGAATGCGGGCGGCTTCCAGAAAGCCCAGCCGCCGCGCGGCGTGGATCATGCGTTCGTTGCCGCCCCAGGTGGTGAAGGTCAGGACGTGGGCGTCGGTCTCGTCGAAGGTGGCCGTGACCCACAGCCGCAGCGCCCGCGTGCCGATGCCGTGGCCCCAGTGCGCCGGGTCGTAGATCAGGATGCCCAGGTCCCACCAGCCGCCGCCCGCCGGTTCCTCCTGGCTGCGGTTGACCATGCCCACGCACTCGCCGTCCACGTCGATCACCCGTTCGTCGGAGCGGGTGGGCGTGCGTTCCAGCCGTTCCACGTAGGCCAGCAGCGAGGCGGTGGTGGCCGCCGCGTGAAAGTACGGCGCGTCCCACCGGCGCCATTCGGCGTCGGCGTCGGCCAGCCAGCGCCGCAGCACCGGCAGGTCCCGTGGTCTGCGGCCCCGCAGCGTCACGGCCTGGGTCAGGGGAAAGGAGGGCATGCCGCCATGATTCCAGACTGGGCGCCGCCCGGATGAGAGGGGGGATTCACTCTGGGCAGCAGCCTAGCGCCCACTAACCCAGCCCCACAGCGGTGGCCCCAGCATGGCCAGCCCCACCACCAGCGCCCCGCTGGCGGCCACCAGCACCGCCCCGGCGGCGGCGTCCTTGGCGACCCGGGCCAGCGGGTGCAGCTCTGGACTGGCCAGGTCCACCACGGCTTCCAGCGCCGTGTTCACCAGCTCCAGCGCCAGCACCAGCGCGCAGGCCAGGGCCACCGGTGCCAGAGGGGCGCGCAGCACGGCGGCCAGCGTCAGGGCCAGCGCGCCCGCCCAGACCTCGATGCGGAAGTTGGCCTGCGAGCGGTAGGCATGCCGGACGCCGGCCCAGGCAAAGCCCGCCGAACGCCACCAGCGTTTCAGGCTCAGGGCCGAGCCGTCCGAGCGCACCGTCAGGTTCCGGCGGGCAGCGCGGCCTCGGCGGCCTGCCACGCCGCGTGGAACACCGCCCATTCGGGGCCGGTCGCGCCTTCCTCGTAGCCCAGGCCCTCGGCGTGCGGGTGGTCATGGCCCACCAGATGGGTCAGGCCGTGGCTGGCCAGCAGCGTGACCTCGCGGGTCAGGCTGTGGCCGCGCGCCTGGGCCTGCCGCGCCGCCGTGTCCAGGCTGATGATGATGTCGCCCAGATGCGGCGGCACGAAGGGATCGCCCGGCTCCCAGGTGGGAAAACTCAGGACGTCGGTGGCGGCGTCCTCGCCCCAGTGGTCGCGCTTGAGCTGCCGGATGGTCCGGTCCCCCACCAGCACCAGCGTGACCTCGCGGTCCCCCACGCCGAAATGGGCCATCGCCGCGCTCAGGCCCGCGCGCACGGCGGGGCGCAGGCCAGGAGGCGGGGTCTTGCGGGCCAGGAGGTCGATCATGGCGGACAGCGTAATGCAGGCGGGTGACAAAAAGGAGGAGCGGCGCGTTGATCTGCGCCGCTCCTCCAGCCGTTCTGGCTAGCCCTGCGGCTGCGGGTCGCCCTCGGCTTCCGGAATGCTGGCGAATTCGCCCCGGCGCGCGGCCCGCCGGTCATCCTCGGCGTTCTCGGCGGTCTCGTAGGCCTTGATGATCTTGCCCACCAGCGGGTGACGCACCACGTCCACCTCCGTGAACTCGTGCCACGCGATGCCCTCGATCTGGCTCAGCACGCGCTTGGCCACCGCCAGACCGCTGGTGATGTGGCGCGGCAGGTCGATCTGGGTCACGTCCCCGGTGATGACCACCTTGCTGGAAAAGCCCATGCGGGTCAGGAACATCTTCATCTGCTCGCCGGTGGTGTTCTGCGCCTCGTCCAGAATGATGAAGGCGTCGTTCAGCGTGCGCCCGCGCATAAAGGCCAGCGGCGCGATCTCGATGACCCCGCTGGTCAGGTAGGCCTCGAACTTGTCCTGATCCAGCATGTCCTGCAGGGCGTCGTACAGCGGACGCAGGTACGGATCGATCTTGGCCTGCAGGTCGCCGGGCAAGAAGCCCAGTTTCTCGCCGGCCTCCACCGCCGGGCGGGTCAGGATGATGCGTTTGACCGCCTTGGTTTTCAGCGCCTGAATCGCCATCGCCACCGCCATGTACGTCTTGCCGGTCCCGGCCGGGCCGACGCCGAAGGTGATGTCGCTGTCGGCGATCCGTTCCAGGTACAGCCGCTGCCCCGGCGTCTTGGGCTTCAGGCCGCGCGGCAGGCTCAGCCCCGGCATCTGGGTCTCGGCGGCCAGGCTGCGGCCCTCGCCGCTCATGCGGGCGCTGCGTAACAGGCTCTCGGGGGTCAGCTCGCCGCCGCCGCGCACCACGTCCAGCGCGTCGCGCACCATGCGTTCGGCCTGCTGGACCTCGGCGGCGTCGCCGGTGATGGTCACGGTCTCGCCGCGCGCCACCAGCTTGGCGCGGGTCAGCTCGCGCATGCGGCGCAGGTTGGCGTCGCCCGCGCCCAGCAGGGCCAGGGCCTCGCGCTGGTCTTGCAGGGTGACCGTGGCACTGGGAGACGCGCCTGCGGCGGAAGAGGGCTGGCTGGTCTGAAGCTGGTCTTGGGGATGCAGGTCAGTCACTCGGCTCCTGTGGTTGGCCTGGCGCGGTCCAGTGTGGCGCCACGCACGGCGCACCCTCCCCCGAAGTCGGCTTCGGCGGGTGGGAAAAGAGGAAGGGTCATTCGGATGGCCCCATTGTCGGCAGTGCGCGGAAGCTGTGGCGTGGTCTGCGGCACATTCTGCCCTGGACGCCCTGCGGCGCGCCGGAAGGCCTGAAATTTATGACCGCCTGTACAGCAAAAGCCCCGCGTCTGCCCAGGAACGCCGGGTCCCATTTGATGGCTCCCAGTTGACGGGGACGTGAGGAAACCCCTAACCCGCACTGTCGGCCGCGCAAGGATTCCGTCACAGCGCGCGGCTACACTGGAAGCTGTGAACGTGCCGGACCGTCCCCACGCCCCTCAACACGCCTATCTGTTCGCTGACCCGGCGGCCCATTCGCTGTCCCCGCAGATGCACCGGGCCGCCTTCGCGCACGCCGGTATCGACGGCGGGTACACGGCGCGGCGGGTGGGGGCCGCCGGGTTGCCGGAGGCGGTGGCCGGACTGCGGCAGCCCGGCGTGCTGGGGGCCAACCTCAGCCTGCCGCACAAGGAAAGCGTGCCCGCGCTGCTGGACGATCTGACGCCAGCAGCGCGGGCCATCGGCGCCGTGAACACCGTGATTCATAGCGGTGGCCGCCTGCGCGGCGACAACACCGACGCGCCCGGCCTGCTGGCCGCGCTGGCCGATGCGGACGCGCCCACCGGGGGCCTGAGCGTGGTGCTGGGTGCGGGCGGCGCGGCGCGGGCGGCTGTCTATGCCCTGAGACAGACGGGGCATGACGTGCTGGTTGTCAACCGCACCCACGCCCGCGCGCAGGCGCTGGCCGCCGAACTGGGCGGGCGGGCGGCGTGGCCCGAGACCGCGCCGTGGTCCGCCGTGACCCTGCTGGTCAATGCCAGCAGCGCCGGACTGGACGCGCCGGACGACTCGCCGCTGCCCACGTTTCCGCGGCTGGACCGCCGCGCCCTGGTCTACGACATGGTGTACCGCCCCGCCGAGACCCGGCTGCTGCGCGACGCCCGCGCGGCGGGCCTGCGCGCCGAGAACGGGCTGGGCATGCTGGCGCATCAGGCGCGGCTGGCCTTCACCGCGTGGACCGGGGTGGACGTGCCGGTGACGGTGTTTCTGGAGGCGCTGAAGGCGGCAGAGGCGACTGGAGACCCCGCGCCGTGACGGTTCCCGCCCCTCTGGCCTCGTCGGCGGCCCGCGCCGCGCAGCGTGCGCCGCTGCTGGTCATGGGGCTGATCCTGCTGCTGTCGCTGACGGCGGCGCTGGTCATTTCCGGCTTCGTGCAGGCGCAGCAGCGCGGGCGCTTCGAGCGCGAGACGCTGGCCTACACCCTGGCCCTCAAGGACCGCGTGAACGACTATGACCGCCTGCTGCGGACCGCGCGGGCAGCGTGGCAGGTGCATCCCGACCTGCTGGACGAGGCCGAGTTCGTGCGGTTCGTGGACGGCATCGATCTGGTGCGGCGCTATCCCGGCGTGCAGGCGCTGGGCTTCGGAACCTGGCTGCCGGACGGCGACGCGGCGGCGCTGACCGCGCGGCTGCGCCGGACCGTCACCCCCGACTACACGGTGCGCGAGGGGTCCGAACCCCAGACCGCCCGCGTGCCGATCTCGGTGATCGCGCCCCCCAACGCCGAGAACCTGGACGCGCTGGGCTTCGACCTGTACAGCGAACCGGGCCGCCGGGCCGCGCTGAACCTGGCCCGTGCCAACGCCGACGTGCAGGCCAGCGGGCGCGTATCGCTGGTGCAGCGCGACGAGACCGGTGAGCTGCTGACGGGCTTCCTGCTGATGCTGCCGGTGTGGCCGGAGGGGCAGGCCGCCGGCCAGACAGCGGAGCCGGAGGGCTTCGTGTACATGGCGGTGCGTGCCGATCAGTTCCTGGGCGACCTGCGGCCGCCGGGCCTGCAAGATGGGCTCTCGGTGGGGGTCGAGCTGGGCGGCCAGCCGCTGGCGCAGGCGGCCGGCCCGGCGTACTTTCACGACGGCCTGAGCCTGACGCTGGCCGGGCAGCCGTGGAGCCTGAGCTACGCCGCGCCGCGCAGCTTCGGCCAGGACGCCGCCGCCGGTGTGCCGGTGCTGGTCATGCTGGCGGGCCTGTTGATCTCGGGGCTGGCGTACCTGCTGGTGGGGGCGCAGGTGCTGGCCCGCAGCCGCGCCGAGGCGCTGAACGTGTCGCTGGGGCAGGCGCGGGCGCGCCAGGAACAGGCCCGCGCCGAATTCGAGGCGATCTTTCAGTCGATGCAGGACCCCGCCGCCTTCACCGACCCGCAGGGGCAGATCCGGCTGGTCAACCGCGCGTTGGAGCGGCAATTCGGGTACCCGGCGGCGGCCCTGATCGGCCAGCCGCTCTCGGTGCTGCACTGCGACGCCCGGCTGGCCGAGCGGCAGACTTTTCAGGTGCTGACCACGCCGTACCGCCGCGCCGACGACAGCGTCTTTTCCGGCGAGGCCCAGCGCAGCGCGGTGCAGGACGCGGGCGGCGAGCGGCTGGGCCTGCTGGAGGTGGTGCGCGACGTCAGCGAGCGCCTGGCCGCCGAGCAGGCCGTCCAGCGCGGCGAGCGGCGCTACCGGGGCGTGCTGGACGCCATTCCGCACATCCTGCAGGTCAGTGACGGCGCGGGCCGGGTCACCTACGTCAACACCCAGCACCGCGAGCTGCTGGGCGGCGCGGACCTGAGCGCCCGCATGACCCCCGAGGGCCGCGCCGCCTCCGAGCGGCTGTGGCAGGAGGTGCGCGAGCGCGGCGCGGTGGGGCAGCACACCGCCAGCGCCGAGGTGCAGCTGCAGGTGCAGGGCGGCAAGCGCCGCTGGTTTACCCTGCGGCTGTCGCCCATCCGCATGGAGGATGACACTAAGGGCGGGGCCGGAGCGCAGCCGACCGAGGAATGGATCACCTCGGCCACCGACATCCATGACCGCCTGACCGCCGAGCGCCGGGCGCAGCGCAACGAGGAGCGCTACCGCAGCGTGCTGGAGGGGCTGCCGCAGATCGTGTGGCAGGCCGATCCGCGCGGCGAGTCGCTGTCTTTTAACCGGCGCTGGGAGGAGTACGTGGGGCCGGAGCGGGCCACCGCCGGCTTCCTGGGCCTGCTGCACCCGGAAGACCGCGCCGACTACCAGCGGCGCTGGGCGGCCGCGATCCGCAGCGGGCAGCCGTTCGAGGCCGAGCACCGCCTGCGCTCGGCGGCGGGCCGTTACCGCAGCTTCGTGACGCGCGGCCTGCCGATTCTGGACCCGTCGGGCGCGGTGCTGGAGTGGGTGGGCACCAGCACCGACGTGGACGACTCGGTCGCCGAGGAAAACGCCGCCCGTCTGCTGGCCGACATCTCCGAGGACCTGGCCGCCCGCCGCCCGGAGCCCCGGCTGCAACCGGTTCGCCCGTCCGCCGCGCCCCCGCTGCTGCTGCCGCCCTACCTGAGCGCTCCGGCCCAGGGCCGTCCGGCGGTGTACCGCGCCGCCCTGGGCCGCCTGACCGCGCGCTTTGCCGAGGGGGCGGCGCTGTGGTCCATCCGGGCCGGGCCGCCGGAACTGCTGGCGTCCTCGGCGCTGCATCCGGCGTGGCAGACCGGTCACATGCGGACCTTTCTGGAGGGCCTGCTGGAGCAGGTGATCCGCACCGAGGACCCGCTGTTCCTGCCGTCGCATCCCCTGCTGCACGGGGTGAGCTGCACCGGGGCGTTGCTGTACCCGCTGCTGGGCGCGGGCGGGCGGCTGTGCGGCGTGCTGGGGCTGTTCTACCGTCAGGAACTGACCGGGCGCGATCACGACCTGGCCCAGGAGATCAGCGGGCGCTTTGCCGCCGCGCTGGACAACGACGCCCTGCAGGAACGGGTGGCCCAGGCCCAGCGCGAGCTGCAGGCCCTCAACCTGTCCCTCGAAGACCGGGTGCAGCGGCGCACCGAGGAACTGGAACACGCCAACCATGAGCTGGAGGCCTTCAGCTACAGCGTCTCGCACGACCTGCGCACGCCGCTGCGGCACATCGTGGGCTTTGGCGATCTGCTGGGCAAGGAACTGCTCAGTCAGCAGGCCAGGAGCGAGCGCGAGGGCACCGGCACCGGCGGCGGCCTGAGCGCCAAGGGCCAGCGGTACCTCAACATCATCACCGACTCGGCGGGGCGCATGAGCCAGCTGATCGACGACCTGCTGGAGTTCTCGCGCATGGGCCGCCAGGAACTGCGCCGCGAGAGCGTGGACCTGCGCGCCCTGCTGAAGACGGGCTGGGACGCCCTGGAACCGGACCGCGAGGGCCGCCAGATCACCCTGACGCTGCCCGAGACCCTGCCACAGGTGCCGGGCGACGCGGCGCTGCTGGGGCTGGTGGTCACCAACCTGCTGAGCAACGCCATCAAGTACACCCGCACCCGTGAACATGCCGTCATCGACGTGAGCGCCCAGGCAGACGCCCGCAGCGTCACGTTAACGGTTCGTGACAACGGCGTGGGCTTTAATCCCGAATACCTGGATAAACTGTTCGGCGTGTTTCAACGTCTTCACCGCGCCGATGAGTTCGAGGGCATCGGCATTGGCCTGGCCAACGTCCGGCGCATCGTGACCCGTCACGGGGGCCGGGTGGGGGCCGACGCCCGCCACGGCGAGTGGGCCGAGTTCTGGATCACCCTGCCGCTGGACGGGCCGCCTGAGCCGCTCCCGGCAGCCGCAGCCGGGGAGCGGGCATGACCGACTCGGCGGGCGTGGAAGGCGGGGCCGCTGCCCCGGCGGTCAGCGGTCTGAGCCGCCCCCCGGCAGAGCCGGCAGCCGCCCCCCATCACAGCTACCGCTTCCCCGATCCCGGCGAGGCGCTGAACGTGCTGCATCTGGAAGACAGCGAACTGGACCATGAACTGGTGGTGATGCACCTGGACGGCGAGCTGCCGTGGCCCCTGCAGGTGCGCCGGGTTGAGGACGAGGCGGCGTTTCTGGAAGCCCTCAACACGGACCCGCCCCACCTGATCCTCAGCGACTACGCGCTGCCCAGCTACGACGGCCTGAGCGCCTACCGCGCCGCCAGTGCCCGGCTGCCCGAGGTGCCGTTCATCATCGTGACCGGCGCGCTGGGCGAGGAAGTGGCGGTCGACACCCTGCGCCAGGGCGTGACCGACTACATCCTCAAGCAGCGCCTGGACCGGCTGGCGCCCACCATCCGCCGCGCGGTGGCCGAGGTCGAGGCCCGCGCCAGCCGCGAGCGGGCCGAGCAGGAGGTCTTGAGCCTCAACCGCGATCTGCAGGCCCGATTGATCGAGGTCGAGCGGCTGCGCAACACCGCCGAGCGCCAGAGCCAGCGCCTGGAGGTGCAAGCCAAGCAGCTCGAAGAGGCGCTGAACATGCAAAAGACCTTCCTGGCCGAGACCAGCCACGAGCTG from Deinococcus radiopugnans ATCC 19172 encodes:
- the aroE gene encoding shikimate dehydrogenase, coding for MNVPDRPHAPQHAYLFADPAAHSLSPQMHRAAFAHAGIDGGYTARRVGAAGLPEAVAGLRQPGVLGANLSLPHKESVPALLDDLTPAARAIGAVNTVIHSGGRLRGDNTDAPGLLAALADADAPTGGLSVVLGAGGAARAAVYALRQTGHDVLVVNRTHARAQALAAELGGRAAWPETAPWSAVTLLVNASSAGLDAPDDSPLPTFPRLDRRALVYDMVYRPAETRLLRDARAAGLRAENGLGMLAHQARLAFTAWTGVDVPVTVFLEALKAAEATGDPAP
- a CDS encoding CHASE domain-containing protein, encoding MTVPAPLASSAARAAQRAPLLVMGLILLLSLTAALVISGFVQAQQRGRFERETLAYTLALKDRVNDYDRLLRTARAAWQVHPDLLDEAEFVRFVDGIDLVRRYPGVQALGFGTWLPDGDAAALTARLRRTVTPDYTVREGSEPQTARVPISVIAPPNAENLDALGFDLYSEPGRRAALNLARANADVQASGRVSLVQRDETGELLTGFLLMLPVWPEGQAAGQTAEPEGFVYMAVRADQFLGDLRPPGLQDGLSVGVELGGQPLAQAAGPAYFHDGLSLTLAGQPWSLSYAAPRSFGQDAAAGVPVLVMLAGLLISGLAYLLVGAQVLARSRAEALNVSLGQARARQEQARAEFEAIFQSMQDPAAFTDPQGQIRLVNRALERQFGYPAAALIGQPLSVLHCDARLAERQTFQVLTTPYRRADDSVFSGEAQRSAVQDAGGERLGLLEVVRDVSERLAAEQAVQRGERRYRGVLDAIPHILQVSDGAGRVTYVNTQHRELLGGADLSARMTPEGRAASERLWQEVRERGAVGQHTASAEVQLQVQGGKRRWFTLRLSPIRMEDDTKGGAGAQPTEEWITSATDIHDRLTAERRAQRNEERYRSVLEGLPQIVWQADPRGESLSFNRRWEEYVGPERATAGFLGLLHPEDRADYQRRWAAAIRSGQPFEAEHRLRSAAGRYRSFVTRGLPILDPSGAVLEWVGTSTDVDDSVAEENAARLLADISEDLAARRPEPRLQPVRPSAAPPLLLPPYLSAPAQGRPAVYRAALGRLTARFAEGAALWSIRAGPPELLASSALHPAWQTGHMRTFLEGLLEQVIRTEDPLFLPSHPLLHGVSCTGALLYPLLGAGGRLCGVLGLFYRQELTGRDHDLAQEISGRFAAALDNDALQERVAQAQRELQALNLSLEDRVQRRTEELEHANHELEAFSYSVSHDLRTPLRHIVGFGDLLGKELLSQQARSEREGTGTGGGLSAKGQRYLNIITDSAGRMSQLIDDLLEFSRMGRQELRRESVDLRALLKTGWDALEPDREGRQITLTLPETLPQVPGDAALLGLVVTNLLSNAIKYTRTREHAVIDVSAQADARSVTLTVRDNGVGFNPEYLDKLFGVFQRLHRADEFEGIGIGLANVRRIVTRHGGRVGADARHGEWAEFWITLPLDGPPEPLPAAAAGERA
- a CDS encoding hybrid sensor histidine kinase/response regulator, with protein sequence MTDSAGVEGGAAAPAVSGLSRPPAEPAAAPHHSYRFPDPGEALNVLHLEDSELDHELVVMHLDGELPWPLQVRRVEDEAAFLEALNTDPPHLILSDYALPSYDGLSAYRAASARLPEVPFIIVTGALGEEVAVDTLRQGVTDYILKQRLDRLAPTIRRAVAEVEARASRERAEQEVLSLNRDLQARLIEVERLRNTAERQSQRLEVQAKQLEEALNMQKTFLAETSHELRTPLTALHGYLRRAEREAGGSQTLLDAQRVAENMTRLVNDLLQLSRGELVQGIEMHFMNLGKVIAQVGRDYGVRADQSNTDTEIVGDPVRLSQVFMNLVTNAIRVSGSPELVHLESSLRPGEVEVRVVDRGPGVPDPIKPRIFDKFFRGKEAGSAGLGLTIAQQVVTSHGGTIDVIDTPGGGATFRVRLPLPDEEDE
- a CDS encoding PhoH family protein; this translates as MQDQREALALLGAGDANLRRMRELTRAKLVARGETVTITGDAAEVQQAERMVRDALDVVRGGGELTPESLLRSARMSGEGRSLAAETQMPGLSLPRGLKPKTPGQRLYLERIADSDITFGVGPAGTGKTYMAVAMAIQALKTKAVKRIILTRPAVEAGEKLGFLPGDLQAKIDPYLRPLYDALQDMLDQDKFEAYLTSGVIEIAPLAFMRGRTLNDAFIILDEAQNTTGEQMKMFLTRMGFSSKVVITGDVTQIDLPRHITSGLAVAKRVLSQIEGIAWHEFTEVDVVRHPLVGKIIKAYETAENAEDDRRAARRGEFASIPEAEGDPQPQG
- the ybeY gene encoding rRNA maturation RNase YbeY; its protein translation is MIDLLARKTPPPGLRPAVRAGLSAAMAHFGVGDREVTLVLVGDRTIRQLKRDHWGEDAATDVLSFPTWEPGDPFVPPHLGDIIISLDTAARQAQARGHSLTREVTLLASHGLTHLVGHDHPHAEGLGYEEGATGPEWAVFHAAWQAAEAALPAGT
- a CDS encoding diacylglycerol kinase; the encoded protein is MRSDGSALSLKRWWRSAGFAWAGVRHAYRSQANFRIEVWAGALALTLAAVLRAPLAPVALACALVLALELVNTALEAVVDLASPELHPLARVAKDAAAGAVLVAASGALVVGLAMLGPPLWGWVSGR
- a CDS encoding GNAT family N-acetyltransferase, whose translation is MPSFPLTQAVTLRGRRPRDLPVLRRWLADADAEWRRWDAPYFHAAATTASLLAYVERLERTPTRSDERVIDVDGECVGMVNRSQEEPAGGGWWDLGILIYDPAHWGHGIGTRALRLWVTATFDETDAHVLTFTTWGGNERMIHAARRLGFLEAARIREARLVDGARYDSVRLDLLRREWTSAEPTARP